From the Theobroma cacao cultivar B97-61/B2 chromosome 2, Criollo_cocoa_genome_V2, whole genome shotgun sequence genome, one window contains:
- the LOC18608185 gene encoding uncharacterized protein LOC18608185 isoform X1 has translation MGCLAFVKFALIRLDALAWPLFALGYPLRASIQAIEADSSSDSKKLVTYWVIFSLISLFEHAFMGLLQWLPFWPYMKLTLVGWLMIPRFDGALYVYDNFVHPCLYVDMQTVINWFRKQQEFFLNDNFLAEADKYVKANGPEALEKLIPTESKDREPSMLQKEIKPVRVTQEKETAAVNLSKDREPSTLQKEIKPVRVAEVKETAAVNLIPETEPSAAQTQVKMLAVARPEIKEATGWDLPELPSDKQVQKEWTCAMCQVTTSCEKNLNMHLQGRRHRAACEGLMKAKNQPSKGKVAPASAVKDSKKEPEKRASSSSTQASQKMQQPSNGQVSAASVAKNSDLLKNEPEKCATSNGTPTSSKAVNPKTGISNGSKPDLPKEEPKNSLPKNKAGNQQKSREKVQGQQQSGKKHAKINNPQFRCTICNISCGRSEDLNCHLWGRKHLARIQELNRLGQSELA, from the exons ATGGGTTGCTTGGCTTTTGTCAAGTTTGCATTGATACGCTTGGATGCTCTTGCAtg GCCTCTCTTTGCTTTGGGTTATCCTCT AAGAGCTTCCATTCAGGCAATTGAGGCTGATTCGAGCTCTGACTCCAAGAAATTGGTTACCTATTGGGTTATCTTTTCATTGATTTCCCTATTTGAGCATGCTTTCATGGGGCTGCTTCAATG GCTACCATTCTGGCCATACATGAAGCTAACCCTCGTCGGCTGGTTGATGATACCTCGCTTTGATGGTGCTTTATATGTCTATGACAACTTTGTTCACCCATGTCTCTATGTGGACATGCAAACTGTCATTAACTGGTTCAGGAAGCAGCAGGAGTTCTTTTTGAACGACAATTTTCTTGCTGAGGCAGATAAatatgtgaaggcaaatggaCCTGAAGCTTTGGAGAAACTTATTCCTACCGAG TCAAAGGACAGAGAGCCTAGCATGCTgcagaaagaaataaaacctGTACGAGTAACACAGGAAAAGGAAACTGCTGCAGTGAACCTG TCAAAGGACAGAGAGCCTAGCACGCTgcagaaagaaataaaacctGTACGAGTAGCAGAGGTAAAGGAAACTGCTGCAGTGAACCTG ATTCCTGAAACAGAGCCCAGTGCTGCTCAGACACAGGTCAAGATGTTGGCAGTTGCCCGTCCGGAGATAAAGGAAGCAACAGGTTGGGATCTTCCTGAGTTACCTTCAGATAAGCAAGTTCAGAAGGAGTGGACctgtgccatgtgtcaagtaACAACCTCCTGTGAGAAAAACTTGAATATGCATCTCCAAGGAAGACGACACAGGGCTGCTTGTGAGGGGCTAATGAAGGCAAAGAACCAGCCTTCCAAAGGCAAAGTTGCTCCTGCTTCAGCGGTTAAGGACTCCAAAAAGGAACCTGAGAAACGTGCTTCCAGCAGTAGTACTCAGGCCAGCCAAAAGATGCAGCAACCTTCCAACGGCCAAGTCTCTGCTGCTTCAGTGGCTAAGAACTCTGATCTTCTCAAAAATGAACCTGAGAAATGTGCAACCAGCAATGGTACACCCACATCCAGCAAAGCCGTGAATCCTAAAACAGGGATAAGCAATGGAAGCAAACCTGATCTGCCCAAAGAGGAACCAAAGAACTCGTTACCAAAAAATAAGGCAGgaaatcaacaaaaatcaagagaaaaggTACAAGGACAGCAACAGAGTGGGAAGAAACATGCTAAGATTAATAATCCTCAATTTCGGTGCACCATCTGTAACATAAGCTGCGGTCGTTCAGAGGACTTGAACTGTCACCTCTGGGGAAGGAAGCACTTGGCCCGGATTCAAGAACTGAATAGACTCGGACAAAGCGAGCTTGCTTGA
- the LOC18608185 gene encoding uncharacterized protein LOC18608185 isoform X2 yields MGCLAFVKFALIRLDALAWPLFALGYPLRASIQAIEADSSSDSKKLVTYWVIFSLISLFEHAFMGLLQWLPFWPYMKLTLVGWLMIPRFDGALYVYDNFVHPCLYVDMQTVINWFRKQQEFFLNDNFLAEADKYVKANGPEALEKLIPTESKDREPSMLQKEIKPVRVTQEKETAAVNLSKDREPSTLQKEIKPVRVAEIPETEPSAAQTQVKMLAVARPEIKEATGWDLPELPSDKQVQKEWTCAMCQVTTSCEKNLNMHLQGRRHRAACEGLMKAKNQPSKGKVAPASAVKDSKKEPEKRASSSSTQASQKMQQPSNGQVSAASVAKNSDLLKNEPEKCATSNGTPTSSKAVNPKTGISNGSKPDLPKEEPKNSLPKNKAGNQQKSREKVQGQQQSGKKHAKINNPQFRCTICNISCGRSEDLNCHLWGRKHLARIQELNRLGQSELA; encoded by the exons ATGGGTTGCTTGGCTTTTGTCAAGTTTGCATTGATACGCTTGGATGCTCTTGCAtg GCCTCTCTTTGCTTTGGGTTATCCTCT AAGAGCTTCCATTCAGGCAATTGAGGCTGATTCGAGCTCTGACTCCAAGAAATTGGTTACCTATTGGGTTATCTTTTCATTGATTTCCCTATTTGAGCATGCTTTCATGGGGCTGCTTCAATG GCTACCATTCTGGCCATACATGAAGCTAACCCTCGTCGGCTGGTTGATGATACCTCGCTTTGATGGTGCTTTATATGTCTATGACAACTTTGTTCACCCATGTCTCTATGTGGACATGCAAACTGTCATTAACTGGTTCAGGAAGCAGCAGGAGTTCTTTTTGAACGACAATTTTCTTGCTGAGGCAGATAAatatgtgaaggcaaatggaCCTGAAGCTTTGGAGAAACTTATTCCTACCGAG TCAAAGGACAGAGAGCCTAGCATGCTgcagaaagaaataaaacctGTACGAGTAACACAGGAAAAGGAAACTGCTGCAGTGAACCTG TCAAAGGACAGAGAGCCTAGCACGCTgcagaaagaaataaaacctGTACGAGTAGCAGAG ATTCCTGAAACAGAGCCCAGTGCTGCTCAGACACAGGTCAAGATGTTGGCAGTTGCCCGTCCGGAGATAAAGGAAGCAACAGGTTGGGATCTTCCTGAGTTACCTTCAGATAAGCAAGTTCAGAAGGAGTGGACctgtgccatgtgtcaagtaACAACCTCCTGTGAGAAAAACTTGAATATGCATCTCCAAGGAAGACGACACAGGGCTGCTTGTGAGGGGCTAATGAAGGCAAAGAACCAGCCTTCCAAAGGCAAAGTTGCTCCTGCTTCAGCGGTTAAGGACTCCAAAAAGGAACCTGAGAAACGTGCTTCCAGCAGTAGTACTCAGGCCAGCCAAAAGATGCAGCAACCTTCCAACGGCCAAGTCTCTGCTGCTTCAGTGGCTAAGAACTCTGATCTTCTCAAAAATGAACCTGAGAAATGTGCAACCAGCAATGGTACACCCACATCCAGCAAAGCCGTGAATCCTAAAACAGGGATAAGCAATGGAAGCAAACCTGATCTGCCCAAAGAGGAACCAAAGAACTCGTTACCAAAAAATAAGGCAGgaaatcaacaaaaatcaagagaaaaggTACAAGGACAGCAACAGAGTGGGAAGAAACATGCTAAGATTAATAATCCTCAATTTCGGTGCACCATCTGTAACATAAGCTGCGGTCGTTCAGAGGACTTGAACTGTCACCTCTGGGGAAGGAAGCACTTGGCCCGGATTCAAGAACTGAATAGACTCGGACAAAGCGAGCTTGCTTGA
- the LOC18608185 gene encoding uncharacterized protein LOC18608185 isoform X3, with protein MGCLAFVKFALIRLDALAWPLFALGYPLRASIQAIEADSSSDSKKLVTYWVIFSLISLFEHAFMGLLQWLPFWPYMKLTLVGWLMIPRFDGALYVYDNFVHPCLYVDMQTVINWFRKQQEFFLNDNFLAEADKYVKANGPEALEKLIPTESKDREPSMLQKEIKPVRVTQEKETAAVNLIPETEPSAAQTQVKMLAVARPEIKEATGWDLPELPSDKQVQKEWTCAMCQVTTSCEKNLNMHLQGRRHRAACEGLMKAKNQPSKGKVAPASAVKDSKKEPEKRASSSSTQASQKMQQPSNGQVSAASVAKNSDLLKNEPEKCATSNGTPTSSKAVNPKTGISNGSKPDLPKEEPKNSLPKNKAGNQQKSREKVQGQQQSGKKHAKINNPQFRCTICNISCGRSEDLNCHLWGRKHLARIQELNRLGQSELA; from the exons ATGGGTTGCTTGGCTTTTGTCAAGTTTGCATTGATACGCTTGGATGCTCTTGCAtg GCCTCTCTTTGCTTTGGGTTATCCTCT AAGAGCTTCCATTCAGGCAATTGAGGCTGATTCGAGCTCTGACTCCAAGAAATTGGTTACCTATTGGGTTATCTTTTCATTGATTTCCCTATTTGAGCATGCTTTCATGGGGCTGCTTCAATG GCTACCATTCTGGCCATACATGAAGCTAACCCTCGTCGGCTGGTTGATGATACCTCGCTTTGATGGTGCTTTATATGTCTATGACAACTTTGTTCACCCATGTCTCTATGTGGACATGCAAACTGTCATTAACTGGTTCAGGAAGCAGCAGGAGTTCTTTTTGAACGACAATTTTCTTGCTGAGGCAGATAAatatgtgaaggcaaatggaCCTGAAGCTTTGGAGAAACTTATTCCTACCGAG TCAAAGGACAGAGAGCCTAGCATGCTgcagaaagaaataaaacctGTACGAGTAACACAGGAAAAGGAAACTGCTGCAGTGAACCTG ATTCCTGAAACAGAGCCCAGTGCTGCTCAGACACAGGTCAAGATGTTGGCAGTTGCCCGTCCGGAGATAAAGGAAGCAACAGGTTGGGATCTTCCTGAGTTACCTTCAGATAAGCAAGTTCAGAAGGAGTGGACctgtgccatgtgtcaagtaACAACCTCCTGTGAGAAAAACTTGAATATGCATCTCCAAGGAAGACGACACAGGGCTGCTTGTGAGGGGCTAATGAAGGCAAAGAACCAGCCTTCCAAAGGCAAAGTTGCTCCTGCTTCAGCGGTTAAGGACTCCAAAAAGGAACCTGAGAAACGTGCTTCCAGCAGTAGTACTCAGGCCAGCCAAAAGATGCAGCAACCTTCCAACGGCCAAGTCTCTGCTGCTTCAGTGGCTAAGAACTCTGATCTTCTCAAAAATGAACCTGAGAAATGTGCAACCAGCAATGGTACACCCACATCCAGCAAAGCCGTGAATCCTAAAACAGGGATAAGCAATGGAAGCAAACCTGATCTGCCCAAAGAGGAACCAAAGAACTCGTTACCAAAAAATAAGGCAGgaaatcaacaaaaatcaagagaaaaggTACAAGGACAGCAACAGAGTGGGAAGAAACATGCTAAGATTAATAATCCTCAATTTCGGTGCACCATCTGTAACATAAGCTGCGGTCGTTCAGAGGACTTGAACTGTCACCTCTGGGGAAGGAAGCACTTGGCCCGGATTCAAGAACTGAATAGACTCGGACAAAGCGAGCTTGCTTGA
- the LOC18608186 gene encoding anthocyanidin 3-O-glucosyltransferase 7, which translates to MPPTQSLKEQHVAVLAFPFGSHDLTILSLTRRLARAAPNVQFSFLSTAKSNDSMFSAFKLDVPENMRTYNVEDGVPINHVLRGNPAKRLELFLKATPGNFIKGLDVAVLETGRKVSCLVTDVFLTFAADMAKGMQASWIPLCVAVPYNLSAHVYTDLIRRLYNQDGGEVNGANFQHQNLDVIPGLSAMYVTDLSDEILPRDSKETLFSYMLSRIGYVLPQATAIVMNFCQELYIAPLLDDLKSMFPNLLNVGFLTQELPPPPLPPSDSDSTECLSWLDKQKSKSVVYIGFGTVATPPGDELVALAEALEESHIPFLWSLNDNCKHRLPTGFLQRTSMYGKIVSWAPQTQVLGHASTGVFVTHCGANSVFESVANQVPMICRPMFGDHWMNGRMVEEVWGIGVRVEGLVFTKSGVLKSLEIILGHEQGRKMRERIRRLRELVLKAAGPSGSASQDFKTLVETILNS; encoded by the coding sequence ATGCCACCAACCCAAAGCTTAAAAGAGCAACATGTTGCCGTCTTGGCATTCCCATTTGGCAGTCACGATCTAACCATCCTAAGCCTAACGCGCAGGTTGGCTCGTGCAGCGCCAAATGTGcagttttcttttctaagtACAGCAAAATCTAATGACTCTATGTTTTCAGCTTTTAAGCTTGATGTCCCTGAAAATATGAGAACCTATAATGTGGAGGACGGTGTACCTATTAATCATGTTTTACGTGGAAACCCAGCGAAGAGATTGGAGCTCTTCCTTAAGGCAACTCCTGGAAACTTTATAAAGGGCTTAGATGTTGCAGTGTTGGAAACTGGTAGGAAAGTTAGTTGCTTAGTCACGGATGTCTTCTTGACGTTTGCTGCGGATATGGCTAAGGGTATGCAAGCTTCTTGGATCCCTCTTTGTGTTGCGGTCCCATACAATCTGTCAGCCCATGTATACACTGATCTCATTCGCAGGCTTTACAATCAAGATGGCGGTGAAGTGAATGGCGCAAATTTCCAACACCAAAATCTGGATGTTATTCCAGGGTTATCTGCAATGTACGTTACAGATTTATCTGATGAAATATTGCCTAGAGATTCGAAAGAAACGTTATTTTCTTACATGCTGAGTAGAATTGGATATGTTTTGCCTCAAGCTACTGCTATTGTCATGAATTTTTGCCAAGAACTTTATATTGCCCCACTCCTAGATGATCTCAAGTCCATGTTCCCAAATTTGCTCAACGTTGGTTTCCTAACGCAAGAACTACCGCCGCCACCATTACCTCCATCAGATTCAGATTCGACAGAGTGTTTATCATGGTTAGACAAGCAAAAATCCAAGTCTGTCGTGTATATTGGCTTTGGAACTGTGGCTACCCCACCAGGTGATGAGTTAGTAGCATTGGCAGAGGCACTTGAAGAAAGTCAcattccatttctttggtcTCTTAACGACAATTGTAAGCACCGTTTACCGACTGGATTTCTTCAAAGGACAAGCATGTATGGGAAAATCGTTTCGTGGGCACCCCAAACTCAGGTCTTAGGACATGCTTCAACAGGCGTGTTTGTGACACATTGTGGAGCAAATTCTGTGTTTGAAAGCGTTGCAAATCAAGTGCCAATGATCTGCAGACCAATGTTTGGGGATCATTGGATGAACGGACGTATGGTCGAGGAAGTATGGGGAATTGGTGTCAGAGTTGAGGGGCTTGTCTTCACAAAGAGTGGAGTACTCAAGAGCTTAGAGATCATTTTGGGACATGAACAAGGgaggaaaatgagagaaaggATTAGAAGACTTAGAGAGCTTGTCCTGAAAGCCGCAGGACCCAGTGGAAGTGCTTCGCAAGACTTCAAAACTTTAGTTGaaacaattttaaattcttaa